GTGCAGTATGTCGAAGCATCCGTTGGTAAAGACAATCTTCCCTTTTGGGGATAATTCTACTATCGATTTCTTGATTTTTTCGTTGTCTGGGCCGAAATAAAAAAATTTTTTATCCATAATAACAAATTAATATTCGTGATTTTTAAAACTCTCTAAAATTTCTTGGACGCTGACAGTCTGTGCTCCGATTTTCTTCAACTGAACTGCTGCGGCATGGCTGCCGATCACGGCAGATTCTTCGATGCTTGCTTCCGAAAGCATCGAAAGGCAGACAGTCGCGATAACTGTATCGCCGGCTCCGCTTACGTCGTATACTTCTCTGGCTTTGGTAGGTATTTTCAGAGGTTCATTTTCACCTTTCGTAAAAATCACCATTCCTTTTTCACCGAGTGTCAGAAGAAGATGTTCTATTTCTTGTTTCTCCTGGATTTCCAAGGCGGCCCTGGTCAAATCCCCTTCATTTTCGCATTTTATCCCTGTAGCTTTCTCCAGTTCTTTACCGTTGGGTTTGAATAGTTTTACATTTTTATAACAGAAAAAATTGTCGAATTTAGGGTCTACAAATACGGGTTTTGAGAGGCTGAGTGCAAAATTCAGGATTTCCTCTATGATTTGGCAGTTGAGAAGTCCCTTGTCGTAGTCTTCAAAGAGGATGGCGTCGCAATCAGGTATGGTCTTTCTGGCAAAATCTTTGATTTTTTGCCTTGTTTTTTCCCCAATATTCGTTTTCTTTTCTCTGTCAACTCTCACGACATGCTGAGAATGCGCGATAATTCTCGTTTTTTGAGTTGTTTTCCTGTCTAAGTCGGTGAAAATTCCATCGCAAGAAACTCCCAGGTCATTGAAAATGCTTGTCAACTTTTCACCGGCAGCGTCGTCCCCGATTACCCCTATCGGAACTACAGTTGCTCCAAGTGCGTTCAGGTTATGAGCTACATTCGCGGCGC
This candidate division WOR-3 bacterium DNA region includes the following protein-coding sequences:
- a CDS encoding D-glycero-beta-D-manno-heptose-7-phosphate kinase codes for the protein AANVAHNLNALGATVVPIGVIGDDAAGEKLTSIFNDLGVSCDGIFTDLDRKTTQKTRIIAHSQHVVRVDREKKTNIGEKTRQKIKDFARKTIPDCDAILFEDYDKGLLNCQIIEEILNFALSLSKPVFVDPKFDNFFCYKNVKLFKPNGKELEKATGIKCENEGDLTRAALEIQEKQEIEHLLLTLGEKGMVIFTKGENEPLKIPTKAREVYDVSGAGDTVIATVCLSMLSEASIEESAVIGSHAAAVQLKKIGAQTVSVQEILESFKNHEY